In one window of Arachis ipaensis cultivar K30076 chromosome B06, Araip1.1, whole genome shotgun sequence DNA:
- the LOC107647036 gene encoding uncharacterized protein LOC107647036, which produces MARMEAMLTNFCKEFEDIRKFKEEAISNRQNEDAATQKLEAQIGYLSKQAPSYSSSSATKTTSKEECKAITLRSGRELEEKSRETKEEKEEDSSVDKDEAQTPTPSSSEGKEVLKPYAPKAPYPQRLMRNAKDSPFSKFLEIFKKLQINIFFAEALEKMPLYAKFLKKLMTKKRSWKNDETVILIEECSAIIQHKLPQKLKDTGSFQIPCIIGEIIVEKALCDLGASINLMSLTMMKRMKIEEAKPTRMAL; this is translated from the coding sequence ATGGCCAGGATGGAAGCTATGCTTACAAACTTTTGCAAAGAGTTTGAAGACATAAGGAAATTCAAGGAGGAAGCAATCTCCAATCGACAAAATGAAGATGCGGCCACGCAGAAGCTTGAAGCACAAATTGGGTATTTGTCCAAACAAGCCCCTAGCTATAGTTCCAGCAGTGCTACCAAGACAACTTCAAAAGAGGAATGCAAAGCTATTACCCTCAGAAGTGGAAGAGAATTGGAAGAGAAGTCAAGGGAGACTAAAGAGGAGAAAGAGGAGGATAGTTCAGTTGACAAGGATGAAGCACAAACACCTACTCCGAGTTCATCAGAAGGGAAGGAAGTTCTCAAGCCATATGCCCCAAAGGCTCCTTACCCTCAACGCCTAATGAGGAATGCAAAGGACAGCCCATTCTCCAAATTCTTGGAGATCTTCAAGAAACTTCAAATCAATATTTTCTTTGCTGAAGCATTAGagaaaatgccactctatgctaagTTTCTGAAGAAattgatgaccaagaagagaagttggaagaATGATGAAACGGTGATACTAAtagaagaatgtagtgctatcatccaACACAAGCTACCTCAAAAATTGAAGGACACAGGAAGCTTCCAAATTCCCTGCATTATAGGGGAAATAATAGTTGAAAAGGccttgtgtgacttgggagctagtaTAAACTTGATGTCCTTAACTATGATgaaaaggatgaagattgaggaagccaaaccaacaaggATGGCTCTCTAG